From Balaenoptera acutorostrata chromosome 8, mBalAcu1.1, whole genome shotgun sequence, the proteins below share one genomic window:
- the FAM237A gene encoding protein FAM237A, translating into MADPGNRGGIYRPLSLTCSLLIVGMCCVSPLFCHSQTDLLALNQADPQCWESSSVLLLGMRKPRISNTVSGFWDFMIYLKSSENLQHGALFWDLAQLFWDIYVDCVLSRNHGLGRRQLAGEEEKISAVHPEHTGRKKGVYPQQPRIPSLKKKQLIEDLISMHAHRSGSKFIGKVTNVLEIKGK; encoded by the exons ATGGCCGATCCTGGGAACAGAGGAGGGATCTACCGCCCCTTGAGTCTCACCTGCTCCCTGCTCATTGTGGGAATGTGCTGTGTGTCTCCTTTGTTCTGTCACAGCCAGACAGATCTGCTGGCTCTTAACCAAGCTGATCCTCAGTGCTGGGAATCTTCTTCAGTACTCCTCCTAGGAATGCGGAAGCCTCGAATTTCCAACACTGTTTCAGGTTTCTGGGATTTTATGATCTACCTGAAGTCATCTGAGAACTTGCAGCATGGGGCATTGTTTTGGGATCTGGCCCAACTCTTCTGGGACATCTATGTGGACTGTGTCCTCTCCAGAAACCATGGCTTAGGAAGGAGGCAATTggctggagaggaagagaagatctCAGCAGTGCATCCAGAGcacacagggagaaaaaaag GTGTATATCCTCAGCAACCAAGAATCCCTTCCCTAAAGAAGAAACAGTTGATTGAAGACTTGATAAGCATGCATGCACATAGGAGTGGGTCTAAGTTCATTGGAAAAGTGACCAATGTCctggaaataaagggaaaataa